A segment of the Candidatus Caldatribacterium sp. genome:
CCTGAACCTGGGCTATGGCTCGGCACTCTCCATGGTTATTTTTGGGCTGACGCTTGTCATTATCTTCGTCATCCTCCTTTTCCGCAAAGAAGAGGTGGAACTCGGATGAGGCAAAAAAGGCTTGTATCCTTCCTTGTAGCCCTTGGAGTGGGAATTGTCGTCTTCTTTAGCCTTGCTCCCTTCCTCTGGCAAATCATCACTTCGGTAAAACCAGCAAACGAAATCTTCTCCCGTCCCGTCCGCTACATCCCAAGTCACATCGACCTCAGCGCATACGTCAAAATCTTTTCCCGCCATCCTTTCGCTCGCCAGATTGCCAATAGCATCGTCATCTCTTGTGCCGGAACCTTTCTCTGCCTTGCGGCTTCTTCCCTTGCCTCGTACGCCCTCTCCAGACTCCGCATTCGAGGAGGACGGGGGTTCTTGTTCTTCCTCCTCTTCCTCTCCCTTTTCCCACCGGTTGTGCTCATTGTGCCACTTTATGAGATGGTGAGCGCTTTTGGCCTTATGAATAACTGGCTTGCCCTCATCGTTCCCTACGCTGCCTTAAACGTTCCCTTCGCCACCTGGGTACTCACGAGTTTCTTCCGGCAAATCCCTGAAGCCCTTGAGGACGCCGCAAGGGTCGATGGCCTGAGCCGCCTGGGGATTCTTCTGCGCATCATCCTCCCCCTCTCGGCTCCTGCCCTGGCAACGACGGCAATTCTCGTTTTCATCTTCTGCTGGAATGAGTTCCTCTTTGCCCTGACTTTCATGACCCGGGCAACTTCCCGCACCGTCCCTGTGGGCATTGCCATGCTCTCTGGTGCTTCTCAGTACGAAATCCCCTGGGACCAGATATCCGCTGCCACAGTTCTCACGACACTTCCCCTTGTGGTCTTTGTGGTCCTCTTCCAGCGGCGGATTGTGGAGGGGCTCACCGCCGGTGCGGTGAAAGGGTGAGGTACCTGCCCCTTTGCCGCACAAAATCCAGAAAATCCTGCCAGAGGCGGTCCCCGGCAAGGGTTGTGCTATCCCCTATGGCCACGAGTTTCGCCCGTGCTCGGGTGATGGCCACGTTGAGACGGCGGGCATCAGAAAGAAAGCCCACTTCCTTTCTGGGATTACTCCGCACAAGAGAGAGAATGATAACCTCTTTCTCCCGACCCTGGAATCCATCGACCGTGCTCACGCGAACCCCAGGAACCTTTCGGGAGATTTCGGCCACCTGGTCGTCGTAGGGAGTGATAACCCCAATCCAGTCCTTGGAAACCCCAAGGGAAAGGAAATCCTCCACAATCTCGGCAACGAGCTCCGCTTCAAGGGGATTCCAGAAGGAAGTAGAGCCCGGGTGCTGGCGCTCGAAACGATCACCACACAGAGCGGTATCGAGAAAGACAAGAGGCGCCTCGGGGTCCACAACATCCCGGTGGCGGACGTTGCCGGAGTTTTCAATCCCTAAGGTTTTCAGGGTACGCCGGGCAACCTCGGGGGCGGCGATGAGCTTTCCATCGTAGAACACTTCGTTTGGGAAAGCCATGATGTCCTCGTGCATCCGGTACTGGATGTTGAGAAGGACCGTACACTCCGGGTACATTGCAACAAGCCGCTCAAAGAGGGTTCGAGAGAGAATCGGCTGCGCTTCAGGGCTCACCACCGTTGGAGGGAGCTGCTTGTGGTCCCCGCTCATGACTAACTTTTTGCCCTTGAGGAGAGCCACAAGAGCTGAGGGTTCCGTGGCCTGCGAGCCCTCATCAATCACGACAACGTCGAAACTCTGCCCTTCGAGGAACTCACTCCCTGCGCTGATGTTCGTTGTCACCACAACCTCTGCCTCTTTGAGAACCTCAGAAATAGCGGCGTTCTCGAGGGAACGCGCCTGAAGGACGAGTTCTCCAAGACGCTCATTCAGGGATATCCAGCGTTCCATGGAGCGAATTTTCGCAAGAGGTACTCCTCGAAGCGACCTCCCCTCTGAGGCTGCCGCTTTTATCTCCGCATCGCTCATGCCTCGCCGCCATTGAGGTGAGGGCCTGAGGTACCGATCGCGCTCTTTTTTGAGTCTTTCCACCTCTTCCCAGAGTCGCACCGCCTCCTGAAAAGAGGGTTTCTCTGCCGCCAGGGCAAAAAGAGAGTGCGCAAGGAGCTCTTTCTCCACCCTTGCGGGATGCCCCACCCGAACCGCCCTGAGCTTTCTCTCCACCACTCCAAGGAGAAGGTTATCACAGGCGGTGTTTGAATCCGCAGTGGCCAGAACCCGCTTCCCCCTTCTCACCTCCTGGACGATGTACTCAACCACCGTTCGGGTCTTCCCGGTTCCTGGAGGACCGTGAATGAGAAAGAGAAAGGGAGCGGCAAGGGCCTTCTCGACCGCCTCCTTTTGGGCAGGATTGAGGCCCTGGTCCACGAAAACCACGGGGTGCGGGGTACAAGGGGGGATTCTCTCCACCCCAAGGAGTACCTTCCGCAGAGGGTACTCTTCATCGCTTCGGGCCACAAAGGTAGAGAGCGCCTCTTCCATGCGCCGGAAGGCCACATCGTTCACATAGAGGTCGACTCGAATGTTTTTCCCCAGAACCCAGGGAGGCGGAGCATCAGAAAAAGCCACGACAATAGAGCGGGAGGTGATTTCCGTTACCGTACCCTCAATCCCGCTCCTCAAGGGGTCCTTTCCCCGGCTCACGAGCACCACATCCCCAACCCGGATTTCCACTTCACCGAATTCCCTCGCCCGTCCAAACCGGACAAGGTGC
Coding sequences within it:
- a CDS encoding IGHMBP2 family helicase — translated: MPQIDPKAYLVTFLFALAKEREAAVAAMRREIKTLSPEERERKGRAILGLSGKHIGREIGGLHLVRFGRAREFGEVEIRVGDVVLVSRGKDPLRSGIEGTVTEITSRSIVVAFSDAPPPWVLGKNIRVDLYVNDVAFRRMEEALSTFVARSDEEYPLRKVLLGVERIPPCTPHPVVFVDQGLNPAQKEAVEKALAAPFLFLIHGPPGTGKTRTVVEYIVQEVRRGKRVLATADSNTACDNLLLGVVERKLRAVRVGHPARVEKELLAHSLFALAAEKPSFQEAVRLWEEVERLKKERDRYLRPSPQWRRGMSDAEIKAAASEGRSLRGVPLAKIRSMERWISLNERLGELVLQARSLENAAISEVLKEAEVVVTTNISAGSEFLEGQSFDVVVIDEGSQATEPSALVALLKGKKLVMSGDHKQLPPTVVSPEAQPILSRTLFERLVAMYPECTVLLNIQYRMHEDIMAFPNEVFYDGKLIAAPEVARRTLKTLGIENSGNVRHRDVVDPEAPLVFLDTALCGDRFERQHPGSTSFWNPLEAELVAEIVEDFLSLGVSKDWIGVITPYDDQVAEISRKVPGVRVSTVDGFQGREKEVIILSLVRSNPRKEVGFLSDARRLNVAITRARAKLVAIGDSTTLAGDRLWQDFLDFVRQRGRYLTLSPHRR
- a CDS encoding carbohydrate ABC transporter permease, whose amino-acid sequence is MRQKRLVSFLVALGVGIVVFFSLAPFLWQIITSVKPANEIFSRPVRYIPSHIDLSAYVKIFSRHPFARQIANSIVISCAGTFLCLAASSLASYALSRLRIRGGRGFLFFLLFLSLFPPVVLIVPLYEMVSAFGLMNNWLALIVPYAALNVPFATWVLTSFFRQIPEALEDAARVDGLSRLGILLRIILPLSAPALATTAILVFIFCWNEFLFALTFMTRATSRTVPVGIAMLSGASQYEIPWDQISAATVLTTLPLVVFVVLFQRRIVEGLTAGAVKG